One segment of Saprospiraceae bacterium DNA contains the following:
- a CDS encoding BamA/TamA family outer membrane protein, which produces MKQHYSRHSVFWLTIKSLLLFFFSYPESYAQDELQTIAPFIYIDSITMEGNRKTRPSLVLRELEFAPGDSLATANLGATLERNSLRLMNLGIFNAASINVTRWAEGNHVVLHITLTESWYIYPSPIFELADRNFNVWWKEFNRSLRRVNYGLDWTQLNLTGNADILKAKAQFGYSNKYELQYRRPVVNRRKTVGFEAGITYTRSHEVAYATEGNKLLFHVNPDIWQIVQLSTGGSVLWRPGLFTSHRFTAEYRDITAADSIARFFNPNFFLNGAARQRFASVIYNVRFDYRDIHPYPLDGWLFVGELRYNGLLPNDDFRMFRASFEYAQYFPFWEKRLSLETVVRARTSLPRCRPPYFHNQALGYGGNFVRGYEYYVSDGLDFGVLKTAFRVQLLNKSFNLGKFVPLDAFRNLPLKMYLSFNNDVGYANDPWYAATNPLSNRVLWGYGMGIDIIAYYNKSVRFEWSWNDLGENGFFLRINTGF; this is translated from the coding sequence ATGAAACAGCACTACAGTCGTCACTCCGTTTTTTGGCTGACAATCAAATCGTTGCTGCTGTTTTTTTTCTCCTATCCCGAATCGTATGCGCAAGACGAACTTCAGACAATTGCTCCATTTATCTATATTGACTCCATCACAATGGAGGGCAACCGAAAAACCCGGCCCAGCCTTGTCTTGCGCGAACTGGAATTTGCCCCCGGCGACTCGCTTGCCACAGCTAATCTGGGAGCTACTTTGGAGCGCAACAGCCTGAGATTGATGAACCTGGGCATATTCAATGCTGCTAGCATCAACGTGACCCGATGGGCGGAGGGCAATCATGTGGTGCTGCATATCACGCTTACCGAATCTTGGTACATCTATCCTTCGCCGATATTTGAACTGGCTGACCGCAACTTCAACGTGTGGTGGAAGGAATTCAACCGTTCGCTCAGGCGCGTAAACTATGGCCTTGATTGGACGCAGCTTAATCTTACGGGCAATGCGGATATTCTAAAAGCGAAAGCGCAATTCGGTTATTCCAACAAATACGAACTCCAATACCGGCGCCCAGTGGTCAATCGTCGCAAAACGGTGGGCTTTGAGGCAGGCATCACTTACACAAGGTCGCACGAAGTTGCTTACGCAACGGAAGGGAACAAGCTCCTCTTCCATGTCAATCCCGATATTTGGCAGATTGTCCAGCTTTCCACGGGAGGCAGCGTGCTGTGGCGGCCCGGCTTGTTCACCTCTCACCGATTCACGGCAGAATATCGGGATATTACTGCTGCCGATTCGATTGCGCGTTTTTTCAATCCCAATTTTTTTCTGAACGGAGCCGCGCGCCAACGCTTCGCAAGCGTGATTTACAACGTGCGTTTCGATTATCGCGACATTCATCCTTATCCGCTCGACGGCTGGCTTTTTGTGGGCGAGCTGCGCTACAACGGCTTATTGCCCAATGACGATTTCCGAATGTTCCGCGCTTCTTTTGAATATGCCCAATACTTTCCTTTTTGGGAAAAACGGCTTAGCCTTGAGACAGTCGTTCGCGCACGGACAAGCTTGCCGCGTTGTCGCCCGCCCTATTTTCACAATCAGGCGCTGGGCTATGGAGGCAACTTCGTTCGTGGCTATGAGTACTATGTGTCGGATGGCTTGGATTTCGGTGTGCTAAAAACAGCATTCCGTGTCCAGTTGCTCAACAAATCTTTCAACCTTGGCAAGTTTGTGCCCCTAGATGCCTTTCGCAACCTTCCCTTGAAGATGTATCTGTCTTTCAACAATGACGTGGGCTATGCCAACGACCCATGGTATGCCGCCACCAACCCGTTGTCCAATCGTGTGCTGTGGGGTTATGGGATGGGCATAGACATTATTGCCTACTACAACAAGTCTGTTCGGTTTGAGTGGAGCTGGAACGATTTGGGGGAGAACGGCTTTTTCCTGCGCATCAATACGGGCTTCTGA
- a CDS encoding OsmC family protein codes for MSIHHVTTTWVGKLAFDSEVNNHVIRIDSKSPTGDDSGPGPKALLLTALTGCTGMDVASLLPKMRISFDSLVVEAQAEQTEEHPKVYKSIHLTFRISGKDVREDKVRQAIELSQEKYCGVTAMLRAHCPITWELVMEK; via the coding sequence ATGAGCATCCACCACGTCACCACCACTTGGGTTGGCAAACTCGCTTTTGATAGCGAAGTCAACAACCACGTCATTCGTATTGATTCCAAATCGCCAACAGGCGACGACTCTGGCCCCGGCCCTAAGGCGCTGCTCCTGACCGCGCTCACAGGTTGCACTGGCATGGATGTGGCATCGCTCTTGCCCAAAATGCGCATCTCATTTGACAGCCTTGTGGTGGAAGCGCAGGCAGAGCAGACGGAGGAGCACCCCAAGGTCTATAAGTCCATCCATCTGACTTTCCGAATTTCGGGCAAAGACGTCCGAGAAGACAAAGTGCGTCAGGCCATCGAACTTTCACAAGAAAAATACTGTGGCGTGACGGCAATGTTGCGCGCGCATTGTCCAATAACATGGGAATTGGTGATGGAAAAATAG
- a CDS encoding aconitate hydratase produces the protein MIFDLKMIREFYKNYPARVDAAKAKLKRPLTLSEKILFSHLHPDSPLADYKRGADYVFFQVDRVAMQDATAQMALLQFMTCGRKKVAVPSTVHCDHLITAEVGAAKDMEVALNKNKEVFDFLSTVSQKYGIGFWKPGAGIIHQIVLENYAFPGGLMIGTDSHTVNAGGLGMVAIGVGGADAVDAMSGMAWELQMPKLIGVKLTGKLRGWASPKDVILKVAGILTVKGGTGAIVEYFGPGAQSMSATGKGTICNMGAEIGATTSTFGYDKSMARYLKATGRAKVASLCNKIAPYLTGDAECYETPEKYFDQVIEIDLSKLEPHINGPFTPDLAWPLSKFAAAVKKNKYPAKLEVGLIGSCTNSSYEDLTRAASVARQAKEKGIEVRAEFTITPGSEQIRYTAERDGLLKEFEQIGGVVLANACGPCIGQWARHIDDKNRPNSIMTSFNRNFTSRNDGNPNTHAFVASPEIVTAFAIAGDLTFNPKRSALINKKGEAVKLDPPRGIELPKAGFAVEDAGYIAPAKKGGTIKVAVDKKSERLQLLKPFEPIKNEELQNMRVLIKAKGKCTTDHISMAGPWLKYRGHLENISNNCYIGATNAFNDERNKVLNVEKGEYMEVPASARLYQKKGIGTIIFGEENLGEGSSREHAAMEPRYLGVKAVVVKSFARIHQTNLKKQGMLALTFANPADYDKVRQDDKVSILGFEKFAPGKPLQIRLDHADGTSDTFDVLHTYNEQQIEWVKAGSALNKIRKGFGMK, from the coding sequence ATGATATTCGACTTGAAAATGATTCGGGAGTTTTACAAAAACTACCCGGCTCGCGTGGACGCAGCCAAAGCAAAACTCAAACGCCCACTCACCCTCTCCGAAAAAATCCTCTTTTCCCACCTCCACCCGGATAGCCCCCTCGCCGATTACAAACGGGGAGCGGACTATGTGTTCTTCCAAGTGGACCGAGTGGCCATGCAAGATGCCACCGCGCAAATGGCTTTGCTACAATTTATGACCTGTGGCCGAAAGAAGGTGGCAGTGCCCAGCACTGTCCATTGCGACCACCTCATCACAGCCGAAGTAGGCGCGGCAAAAGACATGGAAGTCGCGTTGAACAAGAACAAAGAGGTGTTCGATTTTCTCAGCACGGTGAGCCAAAAATACGGCATCGGCTTCTGGAAACCCGGCGCAGGCATCATTCACCAAATTGTGCTGGAAAACTACGCTTTCCCCGGAGGCTTGATGATTGGCACCGACTCTCACACGGTCAACGCTGGCGGACTCGGTATGGTCGCTATCGGCGTGGGCGGTGCCGATGCGGTGGACGCGATGAGCGGCATGGCGTGGGAACTTCAAATGCCCAAATTGATTGGCGTGAAGCTGACAGGCAAACTACGTGGCTGGGCTTCGCCAAAAGATGTCATTCTGAAGGTCGCCGGCATCCTGACCGTGAAAGGCGGCACGGGGGCCATCGTGGAGTATTTCGGTCCCGGCGCGCAAAGCATGAGCGCCACTGGCAAAGGCACCATCTGCAACATGGGCGCTGAAATCGGCGCAACGACCTCCACTTTCGGCTACGACAAGAGCATGGCTCGCTACTTGAAAGCAACGGGGCGCGCCAAAGTCGCTTCCCTGTGCAACAAAATCGCCCCTTATCTTACTGGCGACGCGGAGTGCTACGAAACCCCGGAAAAGTATTTTGACCAAGTCATCGAAATAGACCTGTCAAAACTGGAGCCGCACATCAACGGCCCCTTCACCCCTGATTTGGCTTGGCCGCTCTCGAAATTTGCGGCAGCTGTGAAGAAAAACAAATACCCGGCGAAACTCGAAGTCGGTCTCATCGGCTCTTGCACCAACTCTTCCTACGAAGACTTGACCCGCGCTGCCTCCGTGGCGCGACAGGCGAAAGAAAAAGGCATCGAGGTGCGGGCAGAATTCACCATCACGCCGGGTTCGGAGCAAATTCGCTACACCGCCGAACGCGATGGGCTTTTGAAGGAATTCGAGCAAATCGGTGGCGTGGTACTCGCCAACGCCTGCGGCCCCTGCATCGGCCAATGGGCACGGCACATTGACGACAAGAACCGCCCCAACTCGATTATGACCTCCTTCAACCGCAACTTCACCTCGCGGAACGATGGCAACCCGAACACTCACGCCTTCGTGGCTTCGCCCGAAATTGTGACAGCCTTCGCCATCGCGGGAGATTTGACGTTCAACCCAAAACGCAGCGCCCTAATCAATAAAAAAGGCGAAGCCGTCAAACTCGACCCCCCGCGAGGAATCGAACTGCCCAAAGCAGGATTCGCTGTGGAGGATGCCGGCTACATCGCTCCGGCAAAAAAAGGCGGCACCATCAAAGTCGCGGTGGACAAAAAATCGGAACGGCTGCAACTGCTCAAGCCATTCGAGCCAATCAAAAACGAGGAACTGCAAAATATGCGCGTCCTCATCAAGGCTAAAGGCAAGTGCACCACCGACCACATTTCCATGGCTGGCCCGTGGCTCAAATATCGCGGCCACCTTGAAAACATCTCGAACAACTGCTACATCGGCGCTACCAACGCCTTCAACGACGAGCGCAACAAAGTGCTGAACGTGGAAAAAGGCGAATACATGGAGGTGCCAGCTTCGGCACGCCTGTATCAGAAAAAAGGCATCGGCACCATCATTTTCGGCGAGGAAAACCTCGGCGAAGGCTCCAGCCGCGAACATGCCGCCATGGAACCTCGCTACCTCGGCGTGAAGGCCGTTGTGGTCAAATCCTTCGCCCGAATCCACCAGACCAACCTGAAAAAACAGGGCATGCTGGCGCTCACCTTCGCCAACCCAGCAGATTACGACAAGGTGCGTCAGGACGACAAGGTGAGCATTCTGGGCTTCGAAAAATTCGCGCCCGGCAAGCCCCTGCAAATCCGCCTCGACCACGCCGATGGCACTTCTGACACCTTCGACGTGCTGCACACCTACAACGAGCAACAAATCGAATGGGTAAAAGCAGGGAGCGCACTGAATAAAATAAGGAAGGGGTTTGGAATGAAGTAA
- a CDS encoding MerR family transcriptional regulator, with protein sequence MAIYSIRDLEKLTGIKAHTIRIWEQRYGMVKPARTDTNIRYYTDENLRLLFNIALLNRHGYKISKLAQMSADEIAHRVADIAQNNGSQNTQIDALTLAMIDLDEATFDRIFSTYTSEHGFEQTMVDLVYPFLDKLNVLWLTNSVSPAHEKFIGHLIRRKLMCAIDKESAEPARDAATFLLYLPDDESQELTLLFMHYLLRNRRQRVVYLGHRISLSDLEDACQPLRPDFVFTILQEPIPRQPIQGYLDAAAQVANPSQLLLTGAQLFVNPIKLPPNARVLNGLQDTIQFLDSLKLRQRGKTSAMGDIQTLIGSAM encoded by the coding sequence ATGGCGATTTACTCCATCCGAGACTTAGAAAAATTGACGGGCATCAAAGCCCACACTATCCGTATCTGGGAACAGCGGTATGGGATGGTGAAACCTGCCCGCACGGATACCAATATTCGCTATTACACCGATGAAAACTTGCGTCTCCTGTTCAACATCGCGCTGCTCAACCGCCATGGCTACAAAATCAGCAAATTGGCTCAGATGTCGGCAGACGAAATAGCGCATCGCGTGGCGGACATTGCTCAAAACAACGGCAGTCAGAACACACAAATTGATGCGCTCACGCTGGCCATGATTGACTTGGACGAGGCGACATTTGACCGCATCTTCTCCACCTACACTTCTGAACACGGTTTTGAGCAGACGATGGTAGACTTGGTGTACCCTTTTCTCGATAAACTCAATGTGTTGTGGCTCACCAACAGCGTGAGTCCAGCACACGAGAAATTCATCGGCCACTTGATACGGAGAAAACTGATGTGCGCCATTGACAAAGAATCTGCCGAACCAGCCCGCGACGCTGCCACGTTTCTGCTTTACTTGCCTGACGACGAGTCGCAAGAGCTGACGCTGCTTTTTATGCACTATCTATTGCGCAATCGCAGACAGCGAGTCGTTTATCTTGGGCATCGCATCTCACTGAGCGATTTGGAAGATGCCTGTCAGCCGTTGCGGCCCGATTTTGTGTTCACCATTTTGCAGGAACCCATACCACGACAACCTATTCAAGGGTATTTGGATGCGGCAGCGCAAGTAGCCAATCCTTCGCAATTGCTGCTTACTGGAGCTCAGCTATTCGTGAACCCAATCAAATTGCCGCCCAACGCACGAGTGCTCAATGGCTTGCAGGACACCATCCAATTTCTTGATAGCCTCAAATTGAGGCAACGCGGCAAAACCTCGGCTATGGGAGATATTCAAACCCTGATAGGAAGCGCCATGTGA
- a CDS encoding T9SS type A sorting domain-containing protein: MTALNGNKTTRLTMNLKLLRLSFLAFLLPMFHTGNAQCEYTLNMFDSFGDGWNGGTLNITSGTATYSFTLAGFPLDNGSDSTVTFIVANGQPLVLSWMPGFFNPEVSFSILDYDGDLVFQTSNPSTGTVFSGTGSCPSCLRPIDVETENVFDTYARVRWTPVSLVQPLGWWVIYGPQGFSLSAGEGDSLYVTTPKATITGLTPKTNYDWYLLEMCDSTDFAKLAGPISFQTYWSNDVGISAVITPESGCSLGVETVKIVMSNFGAKPQSLIPFRYSVNGKDAGVPQPQDGYYTGVLGKDSSAVIEFETTYDFSEPGEYLILVYTQMSNDEDRSNDTFRYYIVNRLLAPYNQHFETWSGGWFVDAENSANPSWEYGNPSATFISAAASGQNAWVTNLDGDYNTEETSYLQSPCFDFSNLTIDPVIQFSIIYRNFSTFDGAWLEMSINDGDTWEKVGALDEGFNWYTDFNTSNDLGDVWSGTNDGWETARIQLLGVAGESNVRFRFAFSSYFSFSTAEGVGVDDIRIYVPFEKDLFGVSVKSAGDGNDCGLQNDQITFSFTNFGTAPQTGIQVAYSLNGGTPVVETINETVLPYELFTYTFNTPFDSRDASFDIKCWTNLAGEQDFTNDTAYYSVSHLPKAVPFKEDFEGLAIPEGWLVSGGGSITNANNNTSYVLSSNLWFNNPEFTYDLPRYGLISMGDSLTFEYKITNFGSGGTAATVLTGGSKIEVQVSTNCSTYQTIYTINNITHTPTILMRTIRLNLSGFAGQAVKIRFKGTWGAGDFNFDLDNINLRACATDMQLSATVTPSTNGQNGAATVNVGLGNPPYNYLWSNGATTQTVTGLPVGPISVTVTDARGCTGELTINIGTTSTHDIDGLQALTLRPNPTSGLAWLNVSFDRPMDLNVEITDLLGRRIWEANASYTTQFAEQLDVANFPNGLYIIRLTASGQTTTRKLVKSN; the protein is encoded by the coding sequence ATGACTGCACTCAACGGTAATAAAACAACAAGGCTGACAATGAATCTGAAACTGCTACGCCTCTCTTTCTTGGCATTTCTCCTTCCGATGTTCCATACAGGAAACGCTCAATGTGAATACACCCTCAATATGTTCGATTCGTTCGGCGATGGGTGGAACGGTGGCACACTCAACATCACCTCCGGCACTGCGACCTATTCATTCACATTGGCAGGCTTCCCGCTCGATAATGGCTCCGATAGCACCGTGACATTCATCGTGGCCAACGGTCAACCCCTTGTGTTGTCTTGGATGCCCGGCTTTTTCAACCCAGAGGTGTCGTTTTCAATACTGGACTATGATGGCGACCTCGTCTTTCAAACCTCCAATCCCAGCACGGGCACAGTTTTTAGCGGAACAGGCTCTTGCCCCAGCTGCCTCAGACCCATTGATGTGGAGACGGAAAACGTGTTTGATACCTATGCAAGAGTGCGTTGGACACCAGTTAGCCTCGTTCAGCCGCTCGGCTGGTGGGTGATATACGGACCTCAAGGCTTCTCCCTCTCTGCGGGCGAAGGCGACTCCTTGTATGTGACCACCCCCAAAGCCACAATCACCGGATTGACACCCAAAACCAATTACGACTGGTATCTTTTGGAAATGTGCGACAGCACCGATTTCGCAAAGTTGGCAGGCCCTATTTCTTTTCAAACTTACTGGTCAAATGATGTGGGCATTTCTGCCGTCATCACGCCCGAAAGCGGATGTAGCCTTGGGGTTGAAACGGTGAAAATCGTGATGAGCAATTTTGGCGCTAAGCCACAGTCGCTTATACCGTTCCGGTACAGCGTGAACGGGAAAGATGCGGGTGTGCCACAACCACAGGATGGTTACTACACGGGCGTATTGGGCAAAGACAGCTCTGCCGTCATTGAATTTGAGACGACCTACGATTTCTCCGAACCGGGTGAGTACCTCATTTTGGTTTACACACAAATGAGCAACGACGAAGACCGCTCCAACGACACTTTCAGGTATTACATCGTAAACCGTTTGTTGGCACCATACAACCAGCATTTCGAGACATGGAGCGGTGGTTGGTTCGTGGATGCCGAGAACAGCGCCAACCCTTCATGGGAGTATGGCAATCCATCGGCCACATTCATATCCGCCGCAGCAAGCGGCCAAAACGCATGGGTCACCAATTTGGATGGCGACTACAACACGGAAGAAACTTCTTACCTGCAATCACCATGTTTTGATTTTAGCAACCTAACCATAGACCCCGTCATCCAATTCTCCATCATTTATCGCAACTTCTCTACTTTTGATGGCGCATGGCTGGAAATGTCAATCAACGACGGGGACACTTGGGAAAAAGTCGGAGCCTTGGATGAAGGCTTCAACTGGTACACGGATTTCAACACTTCCAACGACTTAGGCGATGTCTGGTCGGGCACGAATGATGGATGGGAAACCGCTCGGATTCAACTACTGGGCGTGGCAGGCGAGAGCAATGTGCGATTCCGATTTGCTTTCAGCAGTTACTTTAGCTTCTCCACGGCGGAAGGAGTGGGCGTGGACGACATTCGTATCTACGTTCCCTTTGAAAAAGACCTTTTCGGCGTGAGCGTCAAGAGTGCAGGGGATGGCAATGATTGCGGACTTCAAAACGACCAAATCACTTTTTCGTTTACCAATTTTGGCACCGCGCCGCAGACGGGGATTCAGGTAGCTTATTCCTTGAATGGCGGCACTCCCGTGGTGGAGACGATAAACGAAACGGTGCTGCCTTACGAACTTTTCACCTACACGTTCAACACACCGTTTGACAGCCGCGATGCTTCGTTCGACATCAAATGTTGGACTAACCTCGCGGGCGAACAAGATTTCACCAATGACACTGCCTACTACAGTGTGAGCCATTTGCCCAAAGCCGTGCCCTTCAAGGAAGACTTTGAGGGCCTCGCCATACCCGAGGGGTGGCTTGTGTCGGGTGGAGGCAGTATCACCAACGCCAACAACAACACATCTTATGTTTTGTCGTCGAACCTTTGGTTTAACAACCCCGAGTTCACTTACGACCTGCCCCGATATGGCCTCATCAGCATGGGCGACTCTTTGACCTTCGAATACAAAATCACCAACTTTGGCAGCGGGGGCACAGCCGCCACCGTGCTGACCGGAGGCTCGAAAATAGAAGTGCAAGTCTCTACCAATTGCAGCACCTACCAGACCATTTACACCATCAACAATATCACCCACACGCCGACCATCCTTATGCGAACGATTCGGCTCAACCTTAGCGGCTTTGCCGGGCAGGCCGTCAAAATTCGCTTCAAAGGCACCTGGGGTGCTGGCGATTTTAATTTCGACCTCGATAACATCAATCTTCGCGCCTGCGCAACTGATATGCAGCTGTCCGCAACCGTGACACCCTCCACCAATGGGCAAAATGGGGCGGCCACCGTCAATGTGGGCTTGGGCAACCCTCCCTACAATTATCTCTGGAGCAATGGCGCCACTACTCAGACCGTGACGGGCCTGCCTGTTGGCCCCATTTCAGTCACCGTGACCGATGCGCGAGGCTGCACGGGCGAGCTGACCATTAACATCGGCACCACCTCCACACACGACATTGATGGGCTGCAAGCATTGACGCTGCGCCCCAACCCCACCTCCGGGCTTGCGTGGCTAAACGTCTCGTTTGACCGCCCCATGGATTTGAATGTGGAAATCACCGATTTGCTTGGTCGGCGCATTTGGGAGGCCAATGCCTCTTACACGACCCAGTTCGCCGAGCAGCTCGATGTTGCAAACTTCCCGAACGGGCTGTATATCATTCGCCTTACGGCAAGTGGTCAAACGACCACTCGGAAATTGGTGAAATCAAATTGA